In Hydra vulgaris chromosome 06, alternate assembly HydraT2T_AEP, a genomic segment contains:
- the LOC136081803 gene encoding uncharacterized protein LOC136081803 translates to MKKKKIILQLKNKITDINSILENSDINISELKNEKVKLQKKVSNLKVILQNKTNYINHNNMKDVISLEKEVVSSYSKTNILKEENLELQKLVSLLDDDEVITFEDGRYSDDIRETIMKLLSMNVSMNSVNEVIKVVLNKLAKKNISRLPSAAVKCRLMQEASILGQFQVAEAMLENNLINKNSNIGNCLHGDGTQKYHKHYQNFQITTTSGKTLSFGLSEVVGKDAATVLQNFTNIVDDICDVVSNSATEKEINFAKLITSIKSTMSDLSSVNPLFNSQLKTLREKLLPIAISNWDFLSSNVKDNMKDMSNFFCKLHLLANFASETDKVLNSFEKILLQNDFETVFAFSGKECGAVRLVRTTCKAFHSRGSEEAGVASWFNSFLSSRNDKSYFVPFIGNRFNILYYNAAALYYHKDSITEFLNAWPNPNNLLKAIKEDITNLVFIAEVRALGIIDKLLTGPMWRIIESLDSILFLNPYLLRLKVRLSSLCIDASSLLFANGKIFEDTNLLHQDVVYTKLFECTQNDEFDSLTVQSLEIIFHSILVILERQCADQLPGGKYWNPSNSVSEAASNVPVTNKASESDFAILDLMVRTKPNANVQTIQALTMWSQNQTLEWLNSKSDEERKQLLEYSRTKVTLMKSKYDERKEALKKDKAMHLLAKQEEKNREEIKLQHKKVAACNDLINLNVRAWISLEEAEKTVSNIEEPLKSKVLLAQLNFYRIILCVECDKKHFCKTKVEGSKRINLSSEELYQNLLIVIQASLTPNKQSLSNNISNNLKPRTIRDAAVENKTKKINGKN, encoded by the coding sequence atgaagaaaaaaaaaataatattgcaattaaaaaataaaataacagataTTAATTCAATTCTTGAAAACTCAGACATAAacatttctgaattaaaaaacgaaaaagtaaagctgcaaaaaaaagtgagtaatttaaaagttattttgcaaaataaaaccaACTATATTAATCACAACAATATGAAAGATGTTATAAGTTTAGAGAAGGAAGTTGTTTCGTCATATAGTaagacaaacattttaaaagaggaGAATCTAGAACTTCAAAAATTGGTTTCTTTGCTGGATGATGACGAAGTAATAACATTTGAAGATGGCAGATACAGTGATGACATTCGAGAAACAATAATGAAACTTCTTTCAATGAACGTGAGTATGAATAGTGTCAACGAAGtcataaaagtagttttaaacaaactagCCAAAAAGAACATATCTAGACTGCCATCAGCCGCTGTAAAATGTAGGTTAATGCAGGAAGCTTCAATTTTAGGTCAATTTCAAGTTGCGGAAGCAAtgcttgaaaataatttgataaataaaaactctaatatAGGCAATTGTTTGCATGGTGATGGTACTCAGAAATACCATAAGCattatcaaaactttcaaattacTACAACTAGTGggaaaactttatcttttggTCTGTCAGAAGTGGTTGGCAAAGATGCAGCAACTGTTTTGCAAAACTTTACTAATATAGTAGATGACATTTGTGACGTTGTTAGCAACTCAGCtactgaaaaagaaattaattttgctaaactaataacatcaataaaatcaacaatGTCTGATCTTTCTTCGGTTAATCCTCTTTTTAACTCacagttaaaaacattaaggGAAAAACTTTTGCCTATTGCAATTAGTAACTGGGATTTTCTTTCCTCAAACGTCAAAGACAATATGAAGGACATGAGTAATTTTTTCTGTAAACTTCATTTGCTTGCTAATTTTGCTTCTGAAActgataaagttttaaattcttttgaaaaaattctgcttcaaaatgattttgaaactgtttttgCTTTTAGTGGTAAAGAATGTGGTGCTGTACGGTTAGTTCGTACTACATGTAAGGCATTTCATTCAAGGGGTAGTGAGGAAGCTGGTGTTGCATCATGgtttaattcttttctttccTCTCGTAACGATAAATCTTATTTTGTTCCATTTATTGGAAATcgatttaatattttgtattacaaTGCAGCTGCCCTATACTATCATAAGGATTCTATAACAGAATTTCTTAATGCTTGGCCTAAccctaataatttattaaaagcaattaagGAAGATATCACAAATCTTGTATTCATTGCTGAAGTCCGTGCATTAGGTATTATTGACAAACTACTTACTGGTCCAATGTGGAGAATTATCGAATCACTtgatagtatattatttttaaaccccTACCTACTTCGCTTGAAAGTTAGACTTTCATCTCTTTGTATCGATGCATCTTCTTTATTGTTTGctaatggaaaaatttttgAGGATACCAATCTTCTTCATCAAGATGTGGTTTACACCAAGCTGTTTGAATGCACTCAAAATGATGAGTTTGATTCTTTAACTGTTCAATCACTTGAAATTATTTTCCACTCAATTCTTGTTATTTTGGAACGTCAGTGTGCTGATCAATTACCAGGTGGTAAATATTGGAATCCATCTAATTCTGTTTCTGAAGCTGCTTCTAATGTCCCTGTCACTAATAAAGCATCAGAAAGCGACTTTGCCATTTTGGATTTAATGGTTCGCACAAAACCCAATGCAAATGTTCAAACTATCCAGGCTTTGACAATGTGGTCTCAGAACCAAACATTAGAATGGCTTAATAGTAAATCAGATGAAGAAAGAAAACAATTGCTTGAATATTCAAGAACTAAAGTAACATTAATGAAAAGCAAATATGATGAAAGAAAAGAAGctcttaaaaaagataaagctaTGCACCTTCTAGCaaagcaagaagaaaaaaatcgagaagaaattaaactacaacATAAAAAGGTTGCAGCTTGTaatgatttgataaatttaaatgtaaggGCATGGATATCATTAGAGGAAGCAGAGAAAACAGTTTCTAATATAGAAGAGCCATTGAAATCAAAAGTACTCCTtgctcaacttaatttttatcgCATAATCTTATGTGTTGAATgtgacaaaaaacatttttgtaaaacaaaagtaGAAGGAAGCAAAAGAATAAACTTGTCTTCAGAGGaattatatcaaaatcttcTTATTGTTATTCAAGCAAGTTTAACACCAAACAAACAAtctttaagtaataatataagtaataatttaaagccTCGTACAATACGTGATGCAGctgttgaaaacaaaacaaaaaaaattaatggaaaaaattaa